In Oryza sativa Japonica Group chromosome 3, ASM3414082v1, one DNA window encodes the following:
- the LOC4332380 gene encoding uncharacterized protein yields the protein MLHGVSRNVAAMANVFPDADGKNERCCWLKRSLCALVLFSASYFAYFSFFSGNNVVRDLRQCPFCEPSPPSPPVVAGAAARSPTTLAHIVFVIGASNATWAKRRVYTGLWWRPGAMRGHVWLDDEPSGQWRPSWPPYRVLRPDEARFGKEHAAAARMAWAVAEAFQAAEAGREGDGEVRWLVMGDDDTVFFPENLVAVLDKYDHREMYYVGSTSESVGQNVVHSYSMAFGGGGYAISYPAAAALAGIMDGCLDRYNEFYGSDHRVQACLAELGVPLTTEPGFHQLDLKGHVYGLLAAHPVAPLVSLHHLDRLNPISPNWLKRLPAVRSLVGASRHDPSRTLQQAICYHHDARGGGRRRRRRRQFTLSVSVSWGYMVHLYPAAVPPHELQTPLRTFRAWSGSPAGPFTVNTRPEATPNATALPCHRKPIMFYLDRVTAMSTSTTNWTLTEYVPEVLSGERCNTTGFDAATKVQMIQVIALKMNPAIWKRAPRRQCCKMQNANEGDKLIVKIHECKPDEATTSV from the exons ATGCTCCATGGCGTCAGCCGCAACGTCGCTGCCATGGCGAACGTCTTCCCTGACGCCGACGGCAAGAACGAGCGGTGCTGCTGGCTCAAGCGCTCTCTGTGCGCGCTTGTGCTCTTCTCCGCCTCCTACTTCGCCTACTTCTCGTTCTTCTCCGGGAACAACGTCGTCCGCGACCTCCGGCAATGTCCATTCTGCGAGCCgtctcctccatctccgcccgtcgtcgccggcgccgccgctcgctcgccGACCACCCTTGCGCACATCGTCTTCGTCATCGGCGCGTCCAACGCCACCTGGGCCAAGCGCCGGGTGTACACAGGCCTGTGGTGGCGCCCGGGGGCAATGCGGGGCCACGTCTGGCTCGACGACGAGCCCTCCGGCCAGTGGCGGCCATCCTGGCCACCGTACCGCGTGCTGAGGCCGGACGAGGCGCGGTTCGGCAAGGAGcacgcggccgcggcgcggatggcgtgggcggtggcggaggcgttCCAGGCGGCCGAGGCCGGgcgggagggcgacggcgaggtgcggTGGCTGGTGATGGGCGACGACGACACGGTGTTCTTCCCGGAGAACCTGGTGGCCGTGCTGGACAAGTACGACCACCGGGAGATGTACTACGTCGGGTCCACCTCCGAGAGCGTGGGCCAGAACGTGGTGCACTCGTACAGCATggcgttcggcggcggcggctacgccATAAGCTacccggccgcggcggcgctcgccgggATCATGGACGGGTGCCTCGACCGCTACAACGAGTTCTACGGCAGCGACCACCGCGTGCAGGCCTGCCTCGCCGAGCTCGGCGTGCCGCTCACCACGGAGCCAGGCTTCCACCAG CTGGACCTGAAGGGCCATGTGTACGGGCTGCTCGCGGCGCACCCGGTCGCGCCGCTGGTGTCGCTGCACCACCTCGACCGGCTCAACCCCATCTCCCCCAACTGGCTCAAGCGGCTGCCCGCCGTCCGGTCCCTCGTCGGCGCGTCACGCCACGACCCGTCGCGCACGCTGCAGCAGGCCATCTGCTACCACCACGAcgctcgcggcggcggtcgccggcggcggcggcggcggcaattcACCCTGTCCGTGTCCGTTTCCTGGGGATACATGGTCCACCTCTACCCGGCCGCCGTCCCGCCGCACGAGCTGCAGACGCCGCTGCGCACCTTCCGCGCGTGGTCGGGCTCGCCGGCGGGGCCGTTCACGGTGAACACGCGGCCGGAGGCCACGCCGAACGCGACGGCGCTGCCGTGCCACAGGAAGCCCATAATGTTCTACCTGGACCGCGTCACGGCGATGTCGACGTCGACCACGAACTGGACCTTGACGGAGTACGTGCCGGAGGTGTTGTCCGGCGAACGCTGCAACACCACCGGCTTCGACGCGGCCACCAAGGTGCAGATGATCCAGGTGATCGCGCTTAAGATGAACCCTGCCATTTGGAAACGG GCACCACGGAGACAATGCTGCAAGATGCAGAACGCAAACGAAGGGGACAAGTTGATCGTCAAAATACACGAGTGTAAGCCTGACGAGGCAACAACTTCAGTATAG